A genome region from Passer domesticus isolate bPasDom1 chromosome 27, bPasDom1.hap1, whole genome shotgun sequence includes the following:
- the ERBB2 gene encoding receptor tyrosine-protein kinase erbB-2 isoform X2, producing the protein MIAAGGCLGAGLLLLLAALCPPAAAEVCTGTDMKLLRPSSPESHYETLRHLYQGCQVVQGNLELTYLPAGADTSFLKDIKEVQGYVLIAENQVSGLELQSLRIVRGTQLFQERYALAVVGNAGPAGAPGLRQLGMRHLTEILKGGVLIQRNPELCFQETILWSDILHRHNEFRAEIQVETTRTRSCPDCRALCAEGHCWGEGKQDCQTLTNSICHGCPRCKGTKPTDCCHEQCAAGCTGPKHSDCLACLNFNRSGICELHCPPLVVYNSDTFESMPNPDGRYTFGASCVSQCPYNYLATEVGSCTLVCPQNSQEVTVNNVQKCEKCSKPCPEVCYGLGVDFLKGVRAVNASNIQHFSGCTKIFGSLAFLPETFAGDPSTNTPPLDPKLLRIFESLEELTGFLYIAAWPPDMKDLGVFQNLRVIRGRVLHNGAYSLTLRELAVQALGLRALQEISSGMVLVHHNPQLCFLQKVPWHSIFRNPRQRLFQSHNKPPEQCESEGLVCFHLCAQGHCWGPGPTQCVACERFLRGQECVASCNLLDGAVREHANGTRCLPCHPECQPQNGTETCFGSDPDQCVACAHYKDAQQCVRRCPSGVKADASFVPVWKYPDEFGVCQLCPTNCTHSCTIRDEDGCPVDQKPSQVTSIIAGVVGALLVIVLLLITVICVKRRRQQERKHAMRRLLQETELVEPLTPSGALPNQAQMRILKETELKKVKVLGSGAFGTVYKGIWIPDGESVKIPVAIKVLRENTSPKANKEILDEAYVMAGVGSPYVSRLLGICLTSTVQLVTQLMPYGCLLDYVRENKDHIGSQDLLNWCVQIAKGMSYLEEVRLVHRDLAARNVLVKSPNHVKITDFGLARLLDIDETEYHADGGKVPIKWMALESILRRRFTHQSDVWSYGVTVWELMTFGAKPYDGIPAREIPDLLEKGERLPQPPICTIDVYMIMVKCWMIDSECRPKFRELVTEFSRMARDPQRFVVIQNDLVGLPGSMDSTFYRALLDEEDMDDLVDAEEYLVPHHGFFSTDTSTTYRSRISSMRSTAESPAKVEEGEGLASFSFPAQGLAEGPEGPVPEVPDGDKVALQSPPGREPGTLPRYSEDPTGLTAKDGEDPECFTLPSPHSTMPEYVNQAGDPPSPPDKPKGHQGKNGLIKDPKNSFPGPFGHAVENPEYLAPHGTPTPGPFSQAFDNPYYWNQDPAKGGGPEGGPGTTPTAENPEYLGLAGPDATAV; encoded by the exons ATGATCGCGGCCGGGGGCTGCCTCGGCgccgggctgctgctgctgctggccgcccTCTGCCCCCCCGCCGCCGCTGAAG TCTGCACCGGCACCGACATGAAGCTGCTGCGTCCCTCCAGCCCCGAGAGCCACTACGAGACCCTGCGGCACCTCTACCAGGGCTGCCAGGTGGTCCAGGGCAACCTGGAGCTCACCTACCTGCCCGCCGGCGCCGACACCTCCTTCCTCAAG GACATCAAGGAGGTGCAGGGGTACGTGCTGATCGCGGAGAACCAAGTGAgcgggctggagctgcagagcctgcGCATCGTCCGCGGCACGCAGCTCTTCCAGGAGCGCTACGCCCTGGCCGTGGTGGGCAacgccggccccgccggggcaCCGGGGCTGCGCCAGCTCGGCATGAGGCACCTCACAG AGATCCTGAAGGGAGGGGTGCTCATCCAGAGGAACCCCGAGCTGTGTTTCCAGGAGACCATCCTCTGGAGCGACATCCTGCACCGGCACAACGAGTTCCGTGCCGAGATCCAGGTGGAGACCACCCGCACCCGCAGCT GTCCTGACTGCCGGGCGCTCTGCGCCgaggggcactgctggggtgaGGGCAAACAGGACTGCCAGACAT TGACCAACAGCATCTGCCACGGCTGCCCGCGCTGCAAGGGCACGAAGCCCACGGACTGCTGCCACGAGCAGTGCGCCGCCGGCTGCACCGGCCCCAAGCACTCCGACTGCCTG gcGTGCCTGAACTTCAACAGGAGCGGGATCTGCGAGCTGCACTGCCCCCCTCTCGTCGTCTACAACTCGGACACCTTCGAGTCCATGCCCAACCCTGACGGGCGCTACACCTTCGGTGCCAGCTGTGTCAGCCAGTGTCCCT ACAACTACCTGGCCACGGAGGTGGGGTCCTGCACCCTGGTGTGCCCCCAGAACAGCCAGGAGGTCACGGTCAACAACGTCCAGAAGTGTGAGAAGTGCAGCAAACCCTGCCCGGAGG TGTGCTACGGGCTGGGAGTGGATTTCCTGAAGGGCGTCCGTGCCGTGAACGCCTCCAACATCCAGCACTTCTCCGGCTGCACCAAGATTTTTGGGAGCCTGGCCTTCCTGCCCGAGACCTTCGCTGG GGACCCCAGCACCAACACCCCACCCCTGGACCCCAAACTGCTGCGGATCTTCGAGAGCCTGGAGGAGCTGACGG GCTTCCTCTACATCGCAGCCTGGCCTCCCGACATGAAGGACCTGGGAGTCTTCCAAAACCTGCGGGTGATCcggggcagggtgctgcacaA CGGCGCCTACTCGCTGACGCTGCGGGAGCTGGCGGTGCAGGCGCTGGGGCTGCGGGCCCTGCAGGAGATCAGCAGCGGGATGGTGCTGGTGCACCACaacccccagctctgcttcctgcagaaggtgccctggcacagcatctTCCGCAACCCCCGCCAGCGCCTCTTCCAGAGCCACAACAAACCCCCCGAGCAGTGCG AGAGCGAGGGGCTGGTTTGCTTccacctctgtgcccaggggcactgctgggggcccggccccacgcagTGCGTGGCCTGCGAGCGGTTCCTGCGCGGCCAGGAGTGCGTGGCCTCCTGCAACCTCCTGGATGG AGCCGTCCGGGAGCACGCCAACGGGACGCGGTGCCTGCCGTGCCACCCCGAGTGCCAGCCCCAGAACGGCACCGAGACCTGCTTCGGATCG GATCCAGACCAGTGCGTGGCCTGTGCCCACTACAAGGACGCCCAGCAGTGCGTGCGGCGTTGCCCCAGCGGCGTCAAGGCCGACGCCTCCTTCGTGCCCGTCTGGAAATACCCGGACGAGTTCGGCgtgtgccagctctgccccaccAACTGCACCCACTC gtgcacCATCCGGGATGAGGACGGATGTCCCGTGGACCAGAAGCCGAG CCAGGTGACGTCCATCATCGCCGGCGTGGTGGGGGCTCTGCTGGTCATCGTCCTGCTCCTCATCACCGTCATCTGCGTCAAGCGCCGGCGGCAGCAGGAGCGCAAGCACGCGATGCggcggctgctgcaggagaccgAG CTGGTGGAGCCACTGACGCCCAGCGGGGCCCTCCCCAACCAAGCCCAGATGAGGATCCTCAAGGAGACGGAGCTCAAGAAAGTGAAAGTTTTGGGTTCTGGTGCTTTTGGCACCGTCTATAAG GGCATCTGGATCCCCGATGGGGAGAGCGTGAAGATCCCGGTGGCCATCAAAGTCTTGCGGGAGAACACATCGCCCAAAGCCAACAAGGAGATCCTGGAT gagGCCTACGTGATGGCAGGGGTGGGCAGCCCCTACGTGTCCCGGCTGCTGGGCATCTGCCTGACCTCCACGGTGCAGCTGGTGACGCAGCTGATGCCCTACGGCTGCCTCCTGGATTATGTGAGGGAGAACAAGGACCACATCGGCTCCCAGGACCTGCTCAACTGGTGTGTGCAGATCGCCAAG gggatGAGTTACCTGGAGGAGGTGAGGCTGGTGCACCGGGACTTGGCCGCTCGCAACGTCCTCGTCAAGAGCCCCAACCACGTCAAGATCACCGACTTTGGGCTGGCCCGGCTGCTCGACATCGACGAGACCGAGTACCACGCTGATGGTGGCAAG gtgcccATCAAGTGGATGGCGCTGGAGTCCATCCTCCGCCGGCGCTTCACGCACCAGAGCGACGTCTGGAGCTACG gtGTCACCGTGTGGGAGCTGATGACGTTCGGGGCAAAGCCATACGATGGGATCCCTGCCCGGGAGATCCCGGACCTGCTGGAGAAGGGCGAGCGGCTGCCGCAGCCGCCCATCTGCACCATCGACGTCTACATGATCATGGTGAAAT gctggatGATTGACTCCGAGTGCCGGCCCAAGTTCCGGGAGCTGGTCACCGAGTTCTCCCGCATGGCCCGCGACCCCCAGCGCTTCGTGGTCATCCAG AACGACCTGGTGGGGCTGCCCGGCTCCATGGACAGCACCTTCTACCGGGCGCTGCTGGATGAGGAGGACATGGACGACCTGGTGGACGCTGAGGAGTACCTGGTGCCTCACCACGGCTTCTTCAGCACCGACACCTCCACCACCTACCGCAGCCGCATCTCCTCCATGCGG AGCACGGCGGAGTCTCCAGCCAAGGTGGAAGAGGGCGAGGGCTTGGCCTCGTTCTCCTTCCCCGCCCAAGGCCTGGCGGAGGGGCCAGAGGGACCTGTCCCAGAGGTGCCAGATGGGGACAAGgtggccctgcagagccccccgGGGCGGGAGCCTGGCACCCTGCCCCGCTACAGCGAGGATCCCACGGGGCTGACGGCCAAGGACGGAGAGGACCCCGAGTGCTTCACCCTCCCATCCCCTCACAGCACCATGCCAG AGTACGTGAACCAGGCTGGGGACCCCCCATCCCCGCCGGACAAGCCCAAGGGGCACCAGGGCAAGAACGGGCTCATCAAGGACCCCAAGAACTCCTTCCCAGGGCCCTTCGGCCACGCTGTGGAGAACCCCGAGTACCTGGCACCCCACGGCACGCCCACCCCTGGCCCCTTCAGCCAGGCCTTCGACAACCCCTACTACTGGAACCAGGACCCTGCCAAGGGTGGTGGCCCCGAGGGTGGCCCTGGCACGACGCCCACGGCCGAGAACCCCGAGTACCTCGGCCTGGCCGGCCCCGACGCCACGGCCGTGTAA
- the RDH8 gene encoding retinol dehydrogenase 8, with product MGGAGARQRGRAMAPKTVLITGCSSGIGLALAVRLARDKQRRFRVIATMRNTGRSGALAAAAGPALGRTLEIKQLDVCDEGSIRACLDSIPGRHIDILVSNAGVGMAGPLECQSLAAMQSLMDTNFFGLVRLVKEVLPDMKRRRGGHIVVISSIMGLQGIVFNDIYSASKFAVEGFCESLVVQALRFNVAISLVEPGPVMTEFETKLYEEAERADYSRTDPETAEIFTKLYLRNSRDVFTSLGQTPEDIAEHTLRVIEAARPPFRHQTNAAYTPMAALKHADPSGALVTHAFYQLVFKYDAVLRFGLRAIRLLRWKAQKVKAGVRLLGFK from the exons ATGGGGGGGGCTGGGGCGAGGCAGCGAGGCCGTGCCATGGCTCCCAAGACGGTGCTGATCACCGGCTGCTCCTCGGGCATCGGGCTGGCGCTGGCCGTGCGCCTGGCCAGGGACAAGCAGCGCCGCTTCCGAG TCATCGCCACCATGAGGAACACGGGCAGGAGCGGGgcgctggcggcggcggcggggccggcgctggGCAGGACGCTGGAGATCAAGCAGCTGGATGTGTGCGACGAGGGCTCCATCCGAGCCTGCCTCGACAGCATTCCCGGGCGCCACATCGATATCCTGG TCAGCAACGCCGGGGTGGGCATGGCGGGGCCCCTGGAgtgccagagcctggcagcCATGCAGAGCCTCATGGACACCAACTTCTTCGGCCTGGTGCGCCTGGTCAAGGAGGTGCTGCCCGACATGAAGCGGCGCCGCGGCGGCCACATCGTCGTCATCAGCAGCATCATGGGCCTGCAGG GCATCGTCTTCAACGACATCTACTCGGCCTCCAAGTTCGCGGTGGAAGGTTTCTGCGAGAGCCTGGTGGTGCAGGCGCTGCGCTTCAACGTGGC gatCAGCCTGGTGGAGCCGGGGCCGGTGATGACGGAATTCGAGACGAAGTTGTACGAGGAAGCCGAACGCGCCGACTACTCGCGCACCGACCCCGAGACGGCCGAAATCTTCACCAAGCTCTACCTGAGGAACTCCAGGGATGTCTTCACCAGCCTGGGCCAGACCCCCGAGGACATCGCGGAG CACACCCTGCGGGTGATCGAAGCGGCCCGGCCGCCGTTCCGGCACCAGACCAACGCGGCGTACACGCCCATGGCCGCCCTCAAACACGCCGACCCCAGCGGCGCCCTGGTCACCCACGCCTTCTACCAGCTGGTGTTCAAGTACGACGCCGTGCTGCGCTTCGGCCTCCGCGCCATCCGCCTGCTCCGCTGGAAGGCACAGAAGGTCAAGGCAGGCGTGCGCCTCCTGGGCTTCAAATAA
- the ERBB2 gene encoding receptor tyrosine-protein kinase erbB-2 isoform X1, producing the protein MIAAGGCLGAGLLLLLAALCPPAAAEVCTGTDMKLLRPSSPESHYETLRHLYQGCQVVQGNLELTYLPAGADTSFLKDIKEVQGYVLIAENQVSGLELQSLRIVRGTQLFQERYALAVVGNAGPAGAPGLRQLGMRHLTEILKGGVLIQRNPELCFQETILWSDILHRHNEFRAEIQVETTRTRSCECPGRGGCAAREGSGGFQPPLAPPAHSSPCAGPDCRALCAEGHCWGEGKQDCQTLTNSICHGCPRCKGTKPTDCCHEQCAAGCTGPKHSDCLACLNFNRSGICELHCPPLVVYNSDTFESMPNPDGRYTFGASCVSQCPYNYLATEVGSCTLVCPQNSQEVTVNNVQKCEKCSKPCPEVCYGLGVDFLKGVRAVNASNIQHFSGCTKIFGSLAFLPETFAGDPSTNTPPLDPKLLRIFESLEELTGFLYIAAWPPDMKDLGVFQNLRVIRGRVLHNGAYSLTLRELAVQALGLRALQEISSGMVLVHHNPQLCFLQKVPWHSIFRNPRQRLFQSHNKPPEQCESEGLVCFHLCAQGHCWGPGPTQCVACERFLRGQECVASCNLLDGAVREHANGTRCLPCHPECQPQNGTETCFGSDPDQCVACAHYKDAQQCVRRCPSGVKADASFVPVWKYPDEFGVCQLCPTNCTHSCTIRDEDGCPVDQKPSQVTSIIAGVVGALLVIVLLLITVICVKRRRQQERKHAMRRLLQETELVEPLTPSGALPNQAQMRILKETELKKVKVLGSGAFGTVYKGIWIPDGESVKIPVAIKVLRENTSPKANKEILDEAYVMAGVGSPYVSRLLGICLTSTVQLVTQLMPYGCLLDYVRENKDHIGSQDLLNWCVQIAKGMSYLEEVRLVHRDLAARNVLVKSPNHVKITDFGLARLLDIDETEYHADGGKVPIKWMALESILRRRFTHQSDVWSYGVTVWELMTFGAKPYDGIPAREIPDLLEKGERLPQPPICTIDVYMIMVKCWMIDSECRPKFRELVTEFSRMARDPQRFVVIQNDLVGLPGSMDSTFYRALLDEEDMDDLVDAEEYLVPHHGFFSTDTSTTYRSRISSMRSTAESPAKVEEGEGLASFSFPAQGLAEGPEGPVPEVPDGDKVALQSPPGREPGTLPRYSEDPTGLTAKDGEDPECFTLPSPHSTMPEYVNQAGDPPSPPDKPKGHQGKNGLIKDPKNSFPGPFGHAVENPEYLAPHGTPTPGPFSQAFDNPYYWNQDPAKGGGPEGGPGTTPTAENPEYLGLAGPDATAV; encoded by the exons ATGATCGCGGCCGGGGGCTGCCTCGGCgccgggctgctgctgctgctggccgcccTCTGCCCCCCCGCCGCCGCTGAAG TCTGCACCGGCACCGACATGAAGCTGCTGCGTCCCTCCAGCCCCGAGAGCCACTACGAGACCCTGCGGCACCTCTACCAGGGCTGCCAGGTGGTCCAGGGCAACCTGGAGCTCACCTACCTGCCCGCCGGCGCCGACACCTCCTTCCTCAAG GACATCAAGGAGGTGCAGGGGTACGTGCTGATCGCGGAGAACCAAGTGAgcgggctggagctgcagagcctgcGCATCGTCCGCGGCACGCAGCTCTTCCAGGAGCGCTACGCCCTGGCCGTGGTGGGCAacgccggccccgccggggcaCCGGGGCTGCGCCAGCTCGGCATGAGGCACCTCACAG AGATCCTGAAGGGAGGGGTGCTCATCCAGAGGAACCCCGAGCTGTGTTTCCAGGAGACCATCCTCTGGAGCGACATCCTGCACCGGCACAACGAGTTCCGTGCCGAGATCCAGGTGGAGACCACCCGCACCCGCAGCTGTGAGTGCCCCGGGAGGGGGGGTTGTGCTGccagggagggctctgggggGTTCCAGCcccccctggcaccccctgcTCACTCTTCCCCCTGTGCAGGTCCTGACTGCCGGGCGCTCTGCGCCgaggggcactgctggggtgaGGGCAAACAGGACTGCCAGACAT TGACCAACAGCATCTGCCACGGCTGCCCGCGCTGCAAGGGCACGAAGCCCACGGACTGCTGCCACGAGCAGTGCGCCGCCGGCTGCACCGGCCCCAAGCACTCCGACTGCCTG gcGTGCCTGAACTTCAACAGGAGCGGGATCTGCGAGCTGCACTGCCCCCCTCTCGTCGTCTACAACTCGGACACCTTCGAGTCCATGCCCAACCCTGACGGGCGCTACACCTTCGGTGCCAGCTGTGTCAGCCAGTGTCCCT ACAACTACCTGGCCACGGAGGTGGGGTCCTGCACCCTGGTGTGCCCCCAGAACAGCCAGGAGGTCACGGTCAACAACGTCCAGAAGTGTGAGAAGTGCAGCAAACCCTGCCCGGAGG TGTGCTACGGGCTGGGAGTGGATTTCCTGAAGGGCGTCCGTGCCGTGAACGCCTCCAACATCCAGCACTTCTCCGGCTGCACCAAGATTTTTGGGAGCCTGGCCTTCCTGCCCGAGACCTTCGCTGG GGACCCCAGCACCAACACCCCACCCCTGGACCCCAAACTGCTGCGGATCTTCGAGAGCCTGGAGGAGCTGACGG GCTTCCTCTACATCGCAGCCTGGCCTCCCGACATGAAGGACCTGGGAGTCTTCCAAAACCTGCGGGTGATCcggggcagggtgctgcacaA CGGCGCCTACTCGCTGACGCTGCGGGAGCTGGCGGTGCAGGCGCTGGGGCTGCGGGCCCTGCAGGAGATCAGCAGCGGGATGGTGCTGGTGCACCACaacccccagctctgcttcctgcagaaggtgccctggcacagcatctTCCGCAACCCCCGCCAGCGCCTCTTCCAGAGCCACAACAAACCCCCCGAGCAGTGCG AGAGCGAGGGGCTGGTTTGCTTccacctctgtgcccaggggcactgctgggggcccggccccacgcagTGCGTGGCCTGCGAGCGGTTCCTGCGCGGCCAGGAGTGCGTGGCCTCCTGCAACCTCCTGGATGG AGCCGTCCGGGAGCACGCCAACGGGACGCGGTGCCTGCCGTGCCACCCCGAGTGCCAGCCCCAGAACGGCACCGAGACCTGCTTCGGATCG GATCCAGACCAGTGCGTGGCCTGTGCCCACTACAAGGACGCCCAGCAGTGCGTGCGGCGTTGCCCCAGCGGCGTCAAGGCCGACGCCTCCTTCGTGCCCGTCTGGAAATACCCGGACGAGTTCGGCgtgtgccagctctgccccaccAACTGCACCCACTC gtgcacCATCCGGGATGAGGACGGATGTCCCGTGGACCAGAAGCCGAG CCAGGTGACGTCCATCATCGCCGGCGTGGTGGGGGCTCTGCTGGTCATCGTCCTGCTCCTCATCACCGTCATCTGCGTCAAGCGCCGGCGGCAGCAGGAGCGCAAGCACGCGATGCggcggctgctgcaggagaccgAG CTGGTGGAGCCACTGACGCCCAGCGGGGCCCTCCCCAACCAAGCCCAGATGAGGATCCTCAAGGAGACGGAGCTCAAGAAAGTGAAAGTTTTGGGTTCTGGTGCTTTTGGCACCGTCTATAAG GGCATCTGGATCCCCGATGGGGAGAGCGTGAAGATCCCGGTGGCCATCAAAGTCTTGCGGGAGAACACATCGCCCAAAGCCAACAAGGAGATCCTGGAT gagGCCTACGTGATGGCAGGGGTGGGCAGCCCCTACGTGTCCCGGCTGCTGGGCATCTGCCTGACCTCCACGGTGCAGCTGGTGACGCAGCTGATGCCCTACGGCTGCCTCCTGGATTATGTGAGGGAGAACAAGGACCACATCGGCTCCCAGGACCTGCTCAACTGGTGTGTGCAGATCGCCAAG gggatGAGTTACCTGGAGGAGGTGAGGCTGGTGCACCGGGACTTGGCCGCTCGCAACGTCCTCGTCAAGAGCCCCAACCACGTCAAGATCACCGACTTTGGGCTGGCCCGGCTGCTCGACATCGACGAGACCGAGTACCACGCTGATGGTGGCAAG gtgcccATCAAGTGGATGGCGCTGGAGTCCATCCTCCGCCGGCGCTTCACGCACCAGAGCGACGTCTGGAGCTACG gtGTCACCGTGTGGGAGCTGATGACGTTCGGGGCAAAGCCATACGATGGGATCCCTGCCCGGGAGATCCCGGACCTGCTGGAGAAGGGCGAGCGGCTGCCGCAGCCGCCCATCTGCACCATCGACGTCTACATGATCATGGTGAAAT gctggatGATTGACTCCGAGTGCCGGCCCAAGTTCCGGGAGCTGGTCACCGAGTTCTCCCGCATGGCCCGCGACCCCCAGCGCTTCGTGGTCATCCAG AACGACCTGGTGGGGCTGCCCGGCTCCATGGACAGCACCTTCTACCGGGCGCTGCTGGATGAGGAGGACATGGACGACCTGGTGGACGCTGAGGAGTACCTGGTGCCTCACCACGGCTTCTTCAGCACCGACACCTCCACCACCTACCGCAGCCGCATCTCCTCCATGCGG AGCACGGCGGAGTCTCCAGCCAAGGTGGAAGAGGGCGAGGGCTTGGCCTCGTTCTCCTTCCCCGCCCAAGGCCTGGCGGAGGGGCCAGAGGGACCTGTCCCAGAGGTGCCAGATGGGGACAAGgtggccctgcagagccccccgGGGCGGGAGCCTGGCACCCTGCCCCGCTACAGCGAGGATCCCACGGGGCTGACGGCCAAGGACGGAGAGGACCCCGAGTGCTTCACCCTCCCATCCCCTCACAGCACCATGCCAG AGTACGTGAACCAGGCTGGGGACCCCCCATCCCCGCCGGACAAGCCCAAGGGGCACCAGGGCAAGAACGGGCTCATCAAGGACCCCAAGAACTCCTTCCCAGGGCCCTTCGGCCACGCTGTGGAGAACCCCGAGTACCTGGCACCCCACGGCACGCCCACCCCTGGCCCCTTCAGCCAGGCCTTCGACAACCCCTACTACTGGAACCAGGACCCTGCCAAGGGTGGTGGCCCCGAGGGTGGCCCTGGCACGACGCCCACGGCCGAGAACCCCGAGTACCTCGGCCTGGCCGGCCCCGACGCCACGGCCGTGTAA
- the GRB7 gene encoding growth factor receptor-bound protein 7, translating to MINAALPGAPASRSGHRVPPRAPRVRSVRHLPAAPGADNAMEGGAQQSSLWEPPEQEGGPGEREGGEGPPELRRSQPLLIHGSSRQPPQEEPRASSLPSIPNPFPELCSPSNSPILSSPALGQGPPREGASHVVKVFGEDGACRSLEASGATTARQLCETLVRRTRALHDHSWALVELHQHLALERCLEDHESVVEVQSSWAPGADSRFVFRKNFAKYELFKSSAQLLFPEVMVSSCLEANKSMAHSELIQNFLNSGSCPEVQGFLHLREAGRKVWKRFHFSLRRSGLYYSTKGTSKDPRHLQYFADLTESNIYYVTQGKKLYGTPTEFGFCIKPHKARSGLKGLKVLCSEDEQSRSCWMAAFRLFKYGMQLYRNYQQAQARLSQPPWLGPTPLRSVSDNALVAMDFSGCTGRVIENPSEVLSVALEEAQAWRKKTTHRYSLPAACHSSPLSAAIHRTQPWFHGRISREDTQQLMGRQGLVDGVFLVRESQRNPKGFVLSLCHLQRIKHYLILPSEEEGRLYFTMDDGQTRFADLIQLVEFHQINRGILPCKLRHYCTCVAL from the exons ATGATTAACGCGGCTCTGCCCGGTGCCCCGGCGTCCCG CAGCGGCCACCGGGTGCCACCGCGGGCGCCACGTGTGCGCTCCGTGCGCCACCTCCCCGCTGCCCCCGGTGCCG ATAATGCCATGGAGGGgggggctcagcagagcagcctctgGGAGCCCCCCGAGCAGGAGGGGGGTCCTGGTGAGCGGGAGGGGGGCGAGGGGCCGCCCGAGCTCAGgcgctcccagcccctcctcatcCACGGCAGCAG CCGGCAGCCGCCGCAGGAGGAGCCGCGAGCGTCGTCGCTGCCCAGCATCCCCAACCCCTTCCccgagctctgcagcccctccaaCTCCCCCATCCTGAGCAGCCcggccctgggacagggacccccccgCGAGGGCGCCTCACAC GTGGTGAAGGTGTTCGGCGAGGACGGCGCCTGCCGCTCCCTGGAGGCCTCGGGGGCCACCACGGCGCGGCAGCTCTGCGAGACGCTGGTGCGCAGGACGCGCGCGCTGCACGACCACAGCTGGGCCCTGGTGGAGCTGCACCAGCACCTGGCCCTGG AGCGCTGCCTGGAGGACCACGAGTCGGTGGTGGAGGTGCAGAGCTCCTGGGCCCCGGGTGCCGACAGCCGCTTCGTGTTCCGCAAGAACTTCGCCAAGTACGAGCTCTTCAAGAGCAGCGCG cagctgctgttcccCGAGGTGATGgtgtccagctgcctggagGCCAACAAGAGCATGGCGCACTCCGAGCTCATCCAG AATTTCCTCAACTCTGGGAGCTGCCCCGAGGTGCAGGGCTTCCTGCACCTGCGGGAGGCCGGCCGCAAGGTCTGGAAGCGTTTCCACTTCTCCCTGCGCCGCTCGGGGCTCTACTACTCCACCAAGGGCACCTCCAAG gacccccggCACCTGCAGTACTTCGCCGACCTCACCGAGTCCAACATCTACTACGTGACGCAGGGCAAGAAGCTCTACGGGACGCCCACGGAGTTCGGCTTCTGCATCAAG ccccacAAGGCGCGGAGCGGCCTCAAGGGCCTGAAGGTGCTGTGCAGCGAGGACGAGCAGAGCCGCAGCTGCTGGATGGCCGCCTTCCGCCTCTTCAAG TACGGGATGCAGCTCTACCGCAACTACCAGCAAGCCCAGGCCCGGCTGAGCCAGCCCCCGTGGCTCGGCCCCACGCCCCTG CGCAGCGTCTCCGACAacgccctggtggccatggacTTCTCAGGCTGCACGGGCCGGGTGATTGAGAACCCCAGCGAGGTGCTGAGCGTGGCCCTGGAGGAGGCCCAGGCCTGGAGG AAGAAGACGACGCACCGGTACAGCCTGCCCGCGGCCTGCCACAGCTCCCCGCTCAGCGCCG CCATCCACCGCACCCAGCCCTGGTTCCACGGGCGCATCTCCCGCGAGGACACCCAGCAGCTCATGGGCCGCCAGGGCTTGGTGGACGG GGTCTTCCTGGTGCGGGAGAGCCAGCGGAACCCCAAGGGCTTcgtgctgtccctgtgccacctgcagCGCATCAAGCACTACCTCATCCTGCCG AGCGAGGAGGAGGGTCGGCTCTACTTCACCATGGACGACGGGCAGACGCGCTTCGCCGACCTCATCCAGCTGGTGGAGTTCCACCAGATCAACCGCGGCATCCTGCCCTGCAAGCTGCGGCACTACTGCACCTGCGTGGCCCtctga
- the MIEN1 gene encoding migration and invasion enhancer 1 produces MSGGTGNGPGDGNGPERRVCIVVEYCEPCGFEATYQELASAVRDEYPDIEIQPRLGGTGAFEIEINGQLVFSKLENGGFPYEKDLIEAIRRARNGEPLEKITNSRPPCVIL; encoded by the exons ATGAGCGGCGGCACCGGGAACGGGCCCGGGGACGGGAACGGGCCCGAGCGGCGGGTCTGCATCGTGGTGGAGTATTG cgaGCCCTGCGGCTTCGAGGCCACCTACCAGGAGCTGGCGAGCGCCGTGCGCGACGAGTACCCCGACATCGAGATCCAGCCGCGCCTGGGGGGCACCG GTGCCTTTGAGATTGAAATCAACGGGCAGCTGGTGTTCTCCAAGCTGGAGAACGGGGGCTTTCCCTACGAGAAGGAC CTGATCGAGGCCATCCGCAGAGCCCGCAATGGGGAGCCCCTGGAGAAAATCACCAACAGCCGCCCCCCCTGCGTCATCCTGTAG